A genomic region of Barnesiella viscericola DSM 18177 contains the following coding sequences:
- a CDS encoding alpha-galactosidase encodes MKHTLIVAAATLLAINTTNASEMKQIRISTDRTDLVLKVAENGRLYQSYFGEKLLNEADLNQLGWSVHAASDGSVSRRGWEVYSGSGNEDFFEPALAITHNDGNPSTWLYYVSHSTREVEGGVQTDIVLRDDQYPVEVTLHYVAYPKENVIKTWSDIRHEEKKPILLSAYASTMLYFSRPAYYLTEFSSDWAKEAQMSTLPLQFGKKVIDTKLGSRAAMHTHPFFIVGLDQPAQERQGEVLMGTLAWTGNFRFTFEVDNVGNLRVIPGINPYASTYKLKRNETFTTPEFIFTLSTEGTGQGSRDLQTWARNYQLKDGKGPRLTLLNNWENTAFDFDQETLAELMREAKDLGVDMFLLDDGWFGNKYPRKDDKAGLGDWEVTHDKLPGGIGALTDSAREAGVKFGLWIEPEMVNPKSELFERHPEWAIHYPNRETYYYRNQLVLDMSNPAVQEYVYGVVDQLLKENPGIAYFKWDCNSPITNIYSPYLKADQGQLYIDHVRGIYRVLQRVHDNYPQVAMMLCSGGGARCDYEALKYFTEFWCSDNTDPVERIYIQWGFSQFFPAKAMCAHVTSWNRKASIKFRTDVASMCKLGFDLGLKELNADELLYCQQAVANWKRLQSVILDGDQYRLVSPYESNHMAVNYVNADGDKAVLFAYDIYPRYQEKLLPVKLQGLDPHKFYRIEEINLMPGVASALPTNGKVLSGDYLMKVGLDVLGFTPMQSCVVELTAVK; translated from the coding sequence ATGAAACACACCCTTATCGTGGCAGCAGCCACCCTGCTTGCCATCAACACAACGAATGCCAGTGAGATGAAACAGATTCGCATCTCTACCGACCGCACCGACCTCGTGCTGAAAGTGGCCGAAAACGGCCGCCTCTACCAAAGCTACTTCGGCGAGAAATTGCTGAACGAGGCCGACCTCAACCAGTTGGGGTGGAGCGTGCATGCCGCCTCCGACGGCAGTGTAAGCCGTCGGGGCTGGGAGGTGTACAGCGGCTCGGGCAACGAAGATTTCTTCGAGCCGGCCCTGGCCATCACCCACAACGACGGTAACCCCTCGACGTGGCTCTACTACGTATCCCACTCGACCCGCGAGGTCGAGGGAGGCGTGCAGACCGACATCGTGCTGCGCGACGACCAGTATCCCGTAGAGGTGACCCTCCACTATGTGGCCTACCCCAAAGAGAATGTCATCAAGACATGGAGCGACATACGCCATGAGGAGAAGAAACCGATTCTCCTCTCGGCCTATGCCTCGACCATGCTCTATTTCAGCCGTCCGGCCTACTACCTGACCGAGTTCAGCAGCGACTGGGCCAAAGAGGCGCAGATGAGCACCCTGCCCTTGCAGTTCGGCAAGAAGGTTATCGACACCAAGCTGGGCAGCCGGGCCGCCATGCACACCCACCCCTTCTTCATCGTGGGGCTCGACCAGCCCGCACAGGAGCGACAAGGCGAGGTACTCATGGGCACACTGGCCTGGACCGGGAACTTCCGCTTCACCTTCGAGGTGGACAACGTGGGTAACCTGCGCGTGATTCCCGGCATCAACCCCTATGCCTCGACCTATAAACTCAAACGCAACGAGACCTTCACGACGCCCGAGTTTATCTTCACTCTCAGCACCGAGGGTACGGGGCAAGGCAGCCGCGACCTGCAAACGTGGGCTCGCAACTACCAGCTGAAAGATGGTAAGGGCCCGCGCCTCACGCTGCTCAACAACTGGGAGAACACCGCCTTCGACTTTGACCAGGAGACGTTGGCCGAACTGATGCGCGAAGCCAAAGACCTGGGGGTAGACATGTTCCTGCTCGACGACGGCTGGTTTGGCAACAAATATCCCCGTAAAGACGACAAAGCCGGACTGGGAGACTGGGAGGTAACTCACGACAAACTGCCCGGCGGTATCGGTGCCCTGACCGATTCGGCCCGCGAGGCGGGTGTGAAATTCGGCCTGTGGATCGAGCCCGAGATGGTGAACCCCAAGAGCGAACTCTTCGAGCGTCACCCCGAGTGGGCCATTCACTACCCCAACCGCGAGACCTACTATTACCGCAACCAGCTGGTGCTCGACATGAGCAACCCCGCCGTACAGGAGTATGTCTACGGCGTGGTGGACCAGTTGCTGAAAGAGAACCCCGGCATCGCCTACTTCAAATGGGATTGCAACAGCCCCATCACCAACATCTACTCGCCCTACCTCAAAGCCGATCAGGGTCAGCTCTACATCGACCACGTGCGGGGCATCTACCGGGTGTTGCAACGGGTGCACGACAACTATCCGCAAGTGGCCATGATGCTCTGCTCGGGCGGCGGCGCACGCTGCGACTACGAGGCACTGAAATACTTCACCGAATTCTGGTGCAGCGACAATACCGACCCCGTGGAACGCATCTATATCCAATGGGGATTCTCGCAGTTCTTCCCCGCCAAGGCCATGTGTGCCCACGTGACCAGCTGGAACCGGAAGGCTTCGATCAAGTTCCGCACTGACGTCGCCTCGATGTGCAAACTGGGCTTCGACCTGGGGTTGAAGGAGCTGAACGCCGACGAACTGCTCTACTGCCAGCAGGCGGTAGCCAACTGGAAACGTTTGCAAAGTGTTATACTCGATGGCGACCAATACCGACTGGTATCGCCCTATGAAAGCAACCACATGGCGGTAAACTACGTGAATGCCGACGGCGACAAGGCCGTGCTCTTCGCCTACGACATCTATCCCCGCTATCAGGAGAAGCTGTTGCCCGTGAAGTTGCAAGGGCTCGACCCCCACAAGTTCTACCGGATAGAGGAAATTAACCTCATGCCCGGCGTAGCCTCGGCCCTGCCCACCAACGGCAAGGTGCTCTCGGGCGACTATCTGATGAAAGTGGGACTCGACGTGTTGGGATTCACCCCCATGCAGAGTTGCGTGGTCGAACTCACCGCTGTCAAATGA
- a CDS encoding MFS transporter yields the protein MTAKQQLKYGRLIPVMLCFFAMGFVDLVGIASNYVKADLGLTDSQANIFPSLVFFWFLIFSVPTGVLMNRIGRKRTVLLSLVVTAISLLLPLFGDGYALMLCSFSLLGIGNALMQTSLNPLLSNIISGERLASSLTFGQFVKAIASFLAPYIAMWGATQAMPTFGLGWRVLFPVYMVIAIIAILWLSSTPIEEEKPDKASGFAACLRLLGKPFILLCFLGIICHVGIDVGTNTTAPKLLIERVGITLEEAGFATSLYFIFRTAGCLLGSFILNHLSGRKFLAISVACMLVAMIGLLSTESLPIIYICISLIGFGNSNVFSIIFAQALTFVPEKKNEVSGLMIMGLFGGTIFPLLMGVASDAVGQVGAVAVMTVGVLYLIFYTLKLKN from the coding sequence ATGACTGCTAAACAACAACTGAAATACGGGCGACTTATCCCCGTCATGCTCTGCTTCTTCGCCATGGGCTTTGTCGACCTGGTGGGTATCGCCTCGAACTATGTCAAGGCCGACCTGGGATTGACCGACTCGCAAGCCAACATCTTCCCGTCGCTCGTCTTCTTCTGGTTCCTCATCTTCTCGGTCCCGACCGGCGTATTGATGAACCGCATCGGCCGCAAACGCACCGTGCTGCTGAGCCTCGTGGTAACGGCCATTTCGCTGCTGTTGCCCCTCTTCGGCGACGGCTACGCTCTCATGCTCTGCTCCTTCTCGCTGCTGGGTATCGGTAACGCTCTCATGCAAACCTCGCTCAACCCACTGTTGAGCAACATCATCTCGGGCGAACGGCTGGCCAGCTCGCTCACCTTCGGGCAGTTTGTCAAGGCCATCGCCTCGTTCCTGGCCCCCTATATCGCCATGTGGGGAGCCACACAGGCCATGCCTACCTTCGGACTGGGGTGGCGCGTACTCTTCCCCGTCTACATGGTCATCGCCATCATCGCCATTCTGTGGCTCTCGTCGACCCCCATCGAGGAGGAGAAACCCGACAAGGCTTCGGGCTTTGCCGCCTGCCTGCGGTTGCTGGGCAAACCCTTTATCCTGCTCTGCTTCCTGGGCATCATCTGCCACGTGGGTATCGACGTAGGTACCAACACCACAGCTCCCAAGCTGCTCATCGAACGGGTGGGCATCACCCTCGAAGAGGCCGGTTTTGCCACAAGCCTCTACTTCATCTTCCGTACCGCCGGGTGCCTGCTGGGCTCCTTTATCCTCAACCACCTCTCGGGTCGCAAGTTCCTGGCCATCAGCGTGGCCTGCATGCTGGTAGCGATGATTGGGCTGCTCTCGACCGAGTCGCTCCCCATCATCTACATCTGCATCTCGCTCATCGGATTCGGCAACTCCAACGTCTTCTCCATCATCTTTGCACAGGCACTCACCTTTGTCCCCGAAAAGAAGAACGAGGTATCGGGACTCATGATCATGGGCCTCTTCGGTGGCACCATCTTCCCGCTGCTGATGGGTGTGGCCAGTGATGCCGTAGGCCAGGTGGGAGCCGTGGCCGTAATGACGGTGGGCGTACTCTACCTGATTTTCTATACCTTGAAATTGAAAAACTAA
- a CDS encoding carbohydrate kinase family protein has protein sequence MYNNNKIIVGMGEALWDVLPEGKKLGGAPANFAYHVSQFGLNSRVVSAVGEDKLGTEILDNFRQKHLQGLIETVPYPTGTVQVELDSEGVPCYDIKEGVAWDNIPYTDELDKLAQQTQAVCFGSLAQRSIVSRKTIARFLDTMPDTPETLKIFDINLRQSFYTKEILCDSFKRCNILKINDEELVTVSRLFGYPGIDLQDKCWILLAKYNLKMLILTCGVNGSYVFTPGHVSFFETPTVQVADTVGAGDSFTAAFTAAIICGRSVREAHQLAVDTSAYVCTQQGAMPLLPESLTSRLA, from the coding sequence ATGTACAACAACAATAAGATTATCGTAGGAATGGGCGAAGCACTCTGGGACGTGCTGCCCGAAGGAAAGAAACTGGGAGGAGCTCCCGCCAACTTTGCATACCATGTGTCGCAATTCGGCTTGAACAGCCGGGTGGTGAGTGCCGTGGGAGAGGACAAGCTGGGGACGGAGATTCTCGACAACTTCCGCCAGAAACATTTGCAAGGGCTCATCGAGACGGTACCCTACCCCACCGGTACGGTGCAGGTCGAACTCGACAGCGAGGGGGTTCCCTGCTACGACATCAAGGAGGGGGTGGCCTGGGACAACATTCCCTATACCGACGAACTCGACAAACTGGCACAACAGACGCAGGCCGTCTGCTTCGGGTCGCTGGCCCAACGCAGCATCGTGTCGCGCAAGACCATCGCCCGGTTCCTCGACACCATGCCCGACACGCCCGAAACGTTGAAGATTTTCGACATCAACCTGCGCCAGAGTTTCTACACCAAAGAGATTCTGTGCGACTCGTTCAAGCGCTGCAACATCTTGAAGATTAACGACGAGGAGCTGGTAACCGTGAGCCGGTTGTTCGGCTATCCCGGCATCGACCTGCAAGACAAGTGCTGGATTCTGCTGGCCAAGTACAACTTGAAGATGCTTATCCTGACCTGTGGCGTGAACGGCAGCTACGTCTTTACTCCGGGGCATGTTTCGTTTTTCGAGACTCCCACCGTACAGGTGGCCGACACCGTAGGCGCCGGCGACTCGTTTACAGCCGCCTTCACCGCCGCCATCATCTGCGGCCGCTCGGTGCGTGAAGCTCATCAGCTGGCGGTCGACACCTCGGCCTATGTATGCACGCAGCAAGGGGCCATGCCCTTGCTGCCCGAGAGCCTTACGAGCCGACTGGCTTGA
- a CDS encoding hybrid sensor histidine kinase/response regulator transcription factor yields the protein MRRLPILILLALCSIAALMLTACHQEKNRILIGVSQCSDDEWRTQMNKEIAREALFYPGVTVEIRSAHDDNQKQIADIEYFMDEGADLIVVAPNEAEAIAPVIEKAYDRGIPVVLVDRKIDSDHYTAYIGADNYDMGHQIGTYIANRLHGKGNIVELTGLKGSTPARDRHRGLIDALADEPGIRIVATADAGWFQQSAERAFDSILARQPLIDLVFAHNDRMASGAHEAAVREGRADEMLFVGVDALSGKGLGVNLVTDSILDATFIYPTGGDRVVQVAMNILEGRDYPRETLLSTALVNRQNARIMQMQTAHISTLDEKIERLNSQLDAFLLRYSAQRMFLYACIVILVLVGILLVIMVRAFWTKNRLNAELSRQKQQLEEQRDQLITLSRQLEDATHAKLAFFTNVSHDFRTPLTLIADPVDQLSQSHNLDKHERFLLNIIHKNVTVLLRLVNQVLDFRKFEDGKLQMRLSQFDLRASLAEWTDAFRTLAFRKHIHFGIQADEQTDFTVTADAEKLERILYNLLSNAFKFTPENGTIRVMLSRFDREGEPFLRLQVADTGVGMPAEHVQHIFDSFYQIDVHHAGSGIGLALVKAFVEMHHGTIHVDTTEGQGTCFTIEMPVRQTGALDPDTTRSAVLTNLKEGAVLAADQESLQTSTRELPPEDKKSVLVIDDNQDIRDYVRAVLQDEYHVLEAANGQEGIQMAMKYVPDAIICDVMMPVMDGMECCRRLKAEMQTSHIPVMMLTAYAMDEQKIKGYECGADSYISKPFSARLLTARLHNLIDNRRRLQHFFTDNLNTPLPQAKPAVNEVDKSFMEKLRHLIDENLSNPNLSVEELGEQIGLSRVQLYRKTKALCGYSPNELLRIARLKRAASLLASTEKTVAEITYEVGFSSPSYFTKCYKEYFGEIPTDFLKRKKGES from the coding sequence ATGAGACGCCTGCCTATCCTTATACTCCTCGCCCTATGCTCCATCGCAGCCTTGATGCTCACTGCCTGCCATCAAGAGAAAAACCGCATCTTGATTGGAGTGTCGCAATGCAGCGACGACGAGTGGCGCACGCAGATGAACAAGGAGATTGCCCGGGAGGCGCTCTTCTATCCGGGGGTAACCGTCGAGATACGGTCGGCCCACGACGACAATCAAAAGCAGATAGCCGATATAGAATACTTCATGGACGAAGGGGCCGACCTCATCGTGGTGGCTCCCAACGAAGCCGAGGCTATTGCGCCGGTCATAGAAAAAGCCTATGACCGGGGAATCCCGGTAGTACTGGTCGACCGCAAAATCGACTCGGACCACTACACCGCCTACATCGGAGCCGACAACTACGACATGGGACACCAGATAGGTACCTACATTGCCAATCGCCTGCACGGGAAAGGGAACATCGTGGAGCTCACCGGATTGAAGGGCTCTACCCCGGCTCGTGACCGCCACCGGGGACTCATCGACGCCCTGGCCGACGAACCCGGGATACGCATCGTGGCCACGGCCGATGCCGGCTGGTTCCAGCAATCGGCCGAGCGGGCGTTCGACTCCATTCTCGCCCGGCAACCCCTCATCGACCTGGTTTTTGCCCACAACGACCGCATGGCCTCGGGGGCTCACGAAGCGGCCGTGCGCGAAGGTCGTGCCGACGAGATGCTCTTCGTGGGGGTAGATGCCCTCTCGGGTAAAGGGCTGGGGGTAAACCTGGTGACCGACAGTATTCTCGACGCTACCTTCATCTATCCCACCGGGGGCGACCGGGTGGTGCAGGTGGCCATGAACATACTCGAAGGGCGCGACTATCCGCGCGAAACTCTCCTCTCGACCGCCCTGGTCAACCGGCAGAACGCCCGCATCATGCAGATGCAGACGGCCCACATCAGCACCCTCGACGAGAAAATCGAGCGGCTCAACAGTCAGCTCGACGCCTTCCTGCTGCGCTACTCGGCCCAACGCATGTTTCTCTATGCCTGCATCGTGATTCTGGTACTGGTAGGCATTCTGCTCGTGATTATGGTAAGGGCCTTCTGGACCAAGAACCGTCTGAATGCCGAACTGTCGCGACAGAAACAGCAGCTCGAAGAGCAACGCGATCAGCTCATCACCCTGTCGCGACAGCTCGAAGATGCCACGCACGCCAAGCTGGCCTTCTTCACCAACGTGTCGCACGACTTTCGCACCCCGCTCACTCTCATTGCCGACCCGGTAGACCAGCTGAGCCAAAGCCACAACCTCGACAAGCACGAGCGGTTCCTGCTCAACATCATTCACAAAAACGTCACCGTACTGCTGCGGCTCGTCAACCAGGTGCTCGACTTCCGCAAATTTGAAGACGGCAAGCTGCAAATGAGGCTGAGCCAGTTTGACCTGCGGGCCTCGCTCGCCGAGTGGACCGACGCCTTCCGCACCCTCGCCTTCCGCAAACACATTCACTTTGGCATTCAGGCCGACGAGCAAACCGATTTTACCGTCACGGCCGATGCCGAAAAATTGGAGCGCATCCTCTACAACCTGCTCTCCAACGCCTTCAAGTTTACCCCCGAGAACGGGACAATACGCGTCATGCTCTCCCGCTTCGACCGGGAGGGCGAACCCTTCCTGCGCCTGCAAGTGGCCGACACCGGTGTGGGCATGCCTGCCGAGCATGTGCAGCATATCTTCGACAGCTTCTACCAGATTGATGTGCACCACGCCGGTTCGGGTATCGGACTGGCGCTGGTCAAGGCTTTTGTCGAGATGCACCACGGTACGATACACGTCGATACTACCGAGGGACAAGGCACCTGCTTCACCATCGAAATGCCGGTTCGGCAAACGGGGGCCCTCGACCCCGACACGACACGCAGCGCCGTGCTCACCAACCTGAAAGAGGGGGCTGTACTGGCAGCCGACCAGGAATCGTTGCAGACCTCGACACGGGAGTTGCCCCCCGAAGACAAAAAGAGTGTGCTCGTCATCGACGACAACCAGGACATTCGCGACTACGTGCGCGCTGTCTTGCAGGACGAATACCACGTGCTCGAAGCGGCCAACGGCCAGGAGGGTATCCAGATGGCCATGAAATATGTGCCCGATGCCATCATCTGCGACGTGATGATGCCCGTCATGGACGGCATGGAGTGCTGCCGCCGGTTGAAAGCCGAGATGCAGACCTCGCACATTCCCGTGATGATGCTCACGGCCTACGCCATGGACGAACAGAAGATAAAGGGTTATGAATGCGGGGCCGACTCGTATATCTCCAAACCGTTCAGTGCCCGACTGCTCACGGCCCGTCTGCACAACCTCATCGACAACCGCCGCCGCTTGCAGCACTTCTTTACCGACAACCTCAACACGCCCCTGCCTCAGGCCAAACCGGCCGTCAACGAGGTGGACAAGAGTTTTATGGAAAAGTTGCGCCACCTCATCGACGAGAACCTGTCGAATCCCAACCTCAGCGTCGAGGAGCTGGGCGAACAGATTGGATTGAGCCGCGTGCAGCTCTACCGCAAGACCAAGGCGCTCTGCGGCTACTCGCCCAACGAACTGCTGCGCATCGCCCGCCTCAAACGGGCCGCTTCGCTGCTGGCCTCGACCGAAAAGACCGTGGCCGAGATTACCTATGAGGTAGGGTTCAGTTCGCCCTCCTACTTCACCAAATGTTACAAGGAGTATTTCGGCGAGATTCCCACCGACTTTCTCAAACGGAAAAAGGGCGAGAGTTGA
- a CDS encoding Cof-type HAD-IIB family hydrolase — MEKKRDIKALFFDVDGTLVSFNTHRIPRSTIEALEAAKKKGIKIFIATGRPLVYINNLGDIAHLIDGYVTTNGGCVVIGGEVIACHAIPMDDVRTMMRFADERGFSCILVGETDALLYNATHEVEEFFHRLLDLDQVSSPITLDALLKQRITQMTPIIPAEVEAEIMPQLPSCESSRWYPTFADVTARGADKGEGLKTVARHFGFPIGSTMAFGDGGNDVRMLQVAGIGVAMGNANDPIKAVADYVTASVDDNGVRKALEYWHVL, encoded by the coding sequence ATGGAAAAGAAAAGGGATATCAAAGCGCTGTTCTTCGATGTCGACGGCACGCTTGTCAGTTTCAATACACACCGCATTCCCCGCTCCACAATCGAGGCGTTGGAGGCGGCCAAGAAGAAGGGGATAAAGATTTTCATCGCTACGGGACGTCCGCTGGTCTATATCAACAATCTGGGCGACATCGCCCATCTCATCGACGGCTATGTGACTACCAACGGGGGCTGCGTCGTCATCGGCGGGGAGGTGATTGCCTGCCACGCCATACCCATGGACGATGTGCGGACGATGATGCGCTTTGCCGACGAACGCGGTTTCTCCTGCATCTTGGTGGGCGAGACCGATGCCCTGCTCTATAACGCTACCCATGAGGTGGAGGAGTTTTTCCACCGGTTGCTCGACTTGGACCAGGTGTCGAGTCCCATCACGCTCGACGCGCTGTTGAAACAGCGCATTACGCAGATGACGCCTATCATTCCGGCCGAGGTCGAGGCCGAAATCATGCCGCAACTCCCCTCGTGTGAGTCGAGCCGCTGGTATCCGACCTTTGCCGATGTGACGGCCCGGGGAGCCGACAAGGGAGAGGGATTGAAGACGGTGGCCCGCCATTTCGGATTCCCGATCGGGTCGACCATGGCCTTTGGCGATGGCGGCAACGACGTTCGCATGTTGCAGGTAGCCGGCATCGGGGTGGCCATGGGCAATGCCAACGACCCCATCAAGGCTGTGGCCGACTATGTGACTGCATCGGTCGACGACAACGGGGTGAGAAAGGCTCTCGAATACTGGCACGTGTTGTAA
- a CDS encoding response regulator transcription factor, translated as MKPVVKVIVAEPSLIIRKGLLSVLKKISTLNLEVSEVADVQQLTASLSWHKPDVLIVNPSLAGVVPVVTGKRGADEVPPKSIALQNSLVDASVLKMYDEVISVYDTAEQIREKFEKLVHAASQKVGRQEPLTEREKEIIVCVVKGMTNKQIAEQLCLSAHTVITHRRNIAGKLQIHSPAGLTIYAIVNKFVDINDVKDSIYNREE; from the coding sequence ATGAAGCCGGTAGTAAAAGTAATTGTAGCAGAGCCTTCGTTGATTATCCGCAAGGGGTTGCTCTCGGTGTTGAAAAAGATATCAACCCTCAATCTCGAAGTGAGCGAGGTGGCCGATGTGCAACAGCTCACCGCTTCGCTGTCGTGGCATAAACCCGACGTGCTGATTGTCAATCCCAGTCTGGCGGGCGTGGTCCCGGTCGTGACGGGGAAGCGAGGAGCCGACGAGGTACCTCCGAAGTCGATTGCGTTGCAAAACTCGTTGGTCGACGCCTCGGTGTTGAAAATGTACGACGAGGTCATCTCGGTCTACGATACCGCCGAGCAGATACGCGAAAAGTTTGAGAAGCTGGTGCATGCCGCTTCGCAGAAGGTCGGGCGGCAGGAGCCGCTCACCGAGCGAGAAAAAGAGATTATCGTGTGTGTCGTCAAGGGTATGACCAACAAGCAGATTGCCGAACAGTTGTGCCTGTCGGCCCATACGGTCATCACCCATCGGCGCAACATTGCCGGCAAGTTGCAGATACACAGTCCGGCGGGGTTGACCATCTATGCTATCGTCAACAAGTTTGTCGACATCAACGATGTGAAGGATTCTATTTATAACCGTGAGGAGTGA
- a CDS encoding hemerythrin domain-containing protein → MYKLGAYNQDDRMSDLVCDNYPVLLVMSRFGIALGFGDKSIGEVCRENGVHTGTFLAVVNLLLNEGEAEEYRGDISVGALLGYLHNSHDYFLHFRLPAIRRNLLGAIDCGGEDIAIAIFRFFDEYVAEVQKHMRYEESTVFPYVNALLRGERPAGYSIAVFRKRHDQVEAKLTELKNILIKYYPASGSNELNSVLFDIFTCEQDLASHNYIEDYLFVPAIQELERKIEETR, encoded by the coding sequence ATGTATAAACTGGGAGCCTACAATCAAGACGACCGCATGAGCGATCTGGTGTGCGACAACTATCCGGTGTTGCTGGTGATGAGCCGGTTTGGCATCGCCCTGGGTTTCGGCGACAAGAGCATCGGCGAGGTGTGTCGGGAGAACGGCGTACACACCGGTACCTTTCTGGCTGTGGTCAACCTGCTGCTGAACGAGGGCGAGGCCGAGGAGTATCGGGGCGACATTTCGGTAGGGGCCCTGCTGGGCTATCTGCACAACTCACACGACTATTTCCTCCATTTCAGGTTGCCGGCTATCCGGCGCAATCTGCTGGGGGCTATCGACTGCGGGGGGGAAGATATTGCCATAGCCATATTCCGCTTCTTCGACGAGTATGTGGCCGAGGTGCAGAAACACATGCGGTACGAGGAGAGTACGGTGTTCCCCTATGTGAATGCCCTGTTGCGGGGCGAACGACCCGCGGGATACAGTATTGCCGTCTTCCGCAAGCGGCACGACCAGGTCGAGGCCAAGTTGACCGAGCTGAAAAACATACTCATCAAGTATTATCCGGCATCGGGCAGCAACGAGCTGAACAGCGTGCTGTTCGACATCTTTACCTGTGAGCAGGATTTGGCCTCGCACAACTACATAGAAGATTATCTGTTTGTCCCGGCCATTCAGGAGCTGGAACGTAAAATAGAAGAGACGCGATGA
- a CDS encoding copper resistance protein NlpE N-terminal domain-containing protein gives MKKIVFTVLAAAALMACQSNNKQNQMADESEAIEIVGADSTGMMDIFAYEGVVPSESGKGDSIDYMVIITQQIDTVNGVYQLTQTYVTADGKAGQQMKSKGKKLFQRGTPQDKMAKVYKLVPDSGSNQTVNLWVESDTTVVLLDDQMKAPAKPDNHRLKAVKHHHKHHL, from the coding sequence ATGAAAAAAATTGTTTTTACAGTTCTTGCTGCGGCGGCGCTCATGGCCTGCCAGTCGAACAATAAACAAAATCAGATGGCCGACGAGAGCGAAGCCATAGAAATCGTGGGTGCCGACTCGACCGGTATGATGGACATCTTTGCCTACGAAGGCGTGGTGCCGTCGGAGTCGGGAAAAGGCGACAGCATCGACTATATGGTGATTATCACCCAGCAGATCGACACGGTTAACGGGGTGTATCAACTGACCCAGACCTATGTGACGGCCGACGGTAAAGCGGGCCAGCAAATGAAGAGCAAGGGCAAGAAGTTGTTCCAACGGGGTACACCTCAGGACAAAATGGCCAAGGTCTACAAACTGGTGCCCGACAGCGGCTCGAATCAGACCGTAAACCTGTGGGTCGAGAGCGATACCACCGTAGTGCTGCTCGACGACCAGATGAAGGCCCCGGCCAAACCTGACAATCACCGGCTCAAAGCGGTGAAACATCACCACAAACACCACCTGTAA
- a CDS encoding Crp/Fnr family transcriptional regulator: MNNYQIGAADFERLLSISKRVKFDKGEIIIEAEKVSDEIFLVESGLTRAYFWDAKGNEITEDFGVCGDFFASMFSYFKGEPAFLQYEAVTRMTLYSIRQTELEALCNESLTISNLFRTICLEQLYCLERKCKIFGKDDALNRYISLIKVRPQIVKEVPLKYIASYLGITQQSLSRLRASIKNL; encoded by the coding sequence TTGAACAATTATCAGATAGGAGCGGCCGATTTTGAACGGCTCCTCTCCATCTCCAAGCGGGTTAAATTTGACAAGGGCGAAATCATTATCGAGGCCGAGAAGGTTTCCGACGAAATATTTTTGGTCGAGAGTGGCCTTACCCGAGCCTATTTCTGGGACGCCAAGGGGAATGAAATTACAGAAGACTTCGGGGTGTGTGGCGATTTTTTTGCTTCGATGTTCAGCTATTTCAAGGGTGAGCCGGCCTTTCTGCAATACGAGGCGGTGACTCGCATGACCCTCTATTCGATCAGGCAGACCGAACTGGAAGCCTTGTGTAATGAAAGCCTGACCATCTCCAACCTCTTCCGCACGATATGCCTCGAACAACTCTATTGTTTGGAGCGCAAATGCAAGATTTTCGGGAAAGACGATGCTCTCAATCGTTACATCAGCCTGATTAAGGTGCGCCCGCAAATAGTCAAGGAGGTGCCTTTGAAATACATAGCTTCCTATTTGGGAATTACCCAGCAGTCGTTAAGTCGGTTAAGAGCCTCGATAAAAAATCTATAA